The following are encoded in a window of Megalops cyprinoides isolate fMegCyp1 chromosome 16, fMegCyp1.pri, whole genome shotgun sequence genomic DNA:
- the atl3 gene encoding atlastin-3 isoform X2 — MGSEPGPVQIVTVSKEDHSFSLDTEALGRILLAPDVREKHVVVLSVAGAFRKGKSFLLDFMLRFMYRKAGEDWLGGEEEPLTGFSWRGGSEPETTGIQLWSEVFLVEKSDGTEVAVLLMDTQGAFDTQSTVKDCATIFALSTMTSSIQIYNLSQNIQEDDLQQLQLFTEYGRLAMDEIFLKPFQSLMFLIRDWSFPYEYGYGFKGGREFLDKRLQVKDSQHEELQTVREHISSCFTSISCFLLPHPGLKVATSPTFKGQLKDVASEFKEELRNLIPTLLEPDSLAEKEINGSKVTCRGLLEYFKAYIKIYQGEDLPHPKSMLLATAEANNLAAVAAAKDQYYKNMEKTCGGDLPYVSPDSLEEKHHFFLRESLHLFTSTKKMGGQDFCKRYQVQLEVELSDLWDSFKKHNESKNVFSAFRTPAVLFVLVCLLYVLSGLLLFIGLATVATACDCVLGVAMIAMLTWAFIRYSGKYRGVGSAIDQAAGVLLEQATVVLNKSRGPPVAQQKKTS; from the exons ATGGGCAGCGAACCTGGTCCGGTGCAAATCGTGACCGTAAGCAAGGAGGACCACTCCTTCTCCCTGGACACAGAGGCGTTGGGGCGGATCCTGCTGGCACCGGATGTGCGGGAGAAGCATGTGGTGGTGCTGTCCGTCGCTGGGGCCTTCCGCAAGGGCAAAAGCTTCCTCTTGGATTTCATGCTGCGCTTCATGTACAGGAAG GCCGGAGAGGACTGGctgggtggggaggaggagccACTGACTGGGTTCTCCTGGAGGGGGGGGTCCGAACCTGAGACCACAGGGATCCAGCTGTGGAGCGAGGTCTTCCTGGTGGAGAAGAGTGATGGCACTGAG GTCGCAGTGCTGCTGATGGACACCCAGGGCGCCTTCGACACCCAGTCCACCGTCAAAGACTGTGCCACAATCTTCGCTCTCAGCACCATGACCAGCTCCATACAG ATCTACAACCTGTCGCAGAACATCCAGGAAGatgacctgcagcagctccag CTGTTCACAGAGTATGGGCGTCTGGCCATGGATGAGATCTTCCTGAAGCCCTTTCAG tcactAATGTTCCTCATCAGAGACTGGAGCTTTCCATATGAATATGGCTATGGCTTCAAAGGGGGCCGGGAATTTCTGGACAAACGCTTGCAG gtgAAGGACTCTCAACATGAAGAGCTGCAGACTGTGAGAGAGCACATCTCCTCCTGCTTCACTTCAATTTCTTGTTTCCTGTTGCCACACCCAGGGTTAAAGGTCGCCACCAGCCCCACCTTCAAGGGGCAGCTCAAGG ACGTGGCTTCAGAGTTCAAGGAGGAGCTGCGCAACCTGATTCCCACGCTCCTGGAACCGGACAGCCTGGCCGAGAAGGAGATCAATGGCAGCAAGGTCACCTGCAGAGGCCTGCTGGAGTACTTCAAG GCATACATCAAGATCTACCAGGGAGAGGACCTGCCCCACCCCAAGTCTATGCTGCTG gctACAGCAGAGGCCAATAACCTGGCAGCTGTGGCTGCCGCTAAGGACCAGTACTACAAGAACATGGAGAAG ACCTGTGGCGGAGATCTCCCCTACGTCTCCCCAGATTCCCTGGAGGAAAAGCACCACTTCTTCCTCCGCGAATCCCTCCACCTCTTCACCTCCACAAAGAAGATGGGGGGGCAGGACTTCTGCAAGCGGTACCAGGTGcagctggaggtggagctgtCAGATCTGTGGGATTCTTTCAAGAAGCACAATGAG tccAAGAATGTCTTCAGTGCTTTCCGGAcacctgctgtgctgtttgtcctGGTGTGCCTTCTGTACGTGCTGTCGGGCCTACTGCTCTTCATCGGGCTGGCCACCGTCGCCACGGCGTGTGACTGTGTCCTGGGCGTGGCCATGATCGCCATGCTGACCTGGGCCTTCATCCGATACTCGGGGAAGTATCGCGGCGTTGGGAGCGCCATCGACCAGGCCGCTGGTGTGCTTCTGGAGCAG GCGACAGTGGTGCTGAACAAGTCCAGAGGGCCGCCTGTTGCCCAACAGAAGAAAACCAGCTAG
- the atl3 gene encoding atlastin-3 isoform X1 — MGSEPGPVQIVTVSKEDHSFSLDTEALGRILLAPDVREKHVVVLSVAGAFRKGKSFLLDFMLRFMYRKQAGEDWLGGEEEPLTGFSWRGGSEPETTGIQLWSEVFLVEKSDGTEVAVLLMDTQGAFDTQSTVKDCATIFALSTMTSSIQIYNLSQNIQEDDLQQLQLFTEYGRLAMDEIFLKPFQSLMFLIRDWSFPYEYGYGFKGGREFLDKRLQVKDSQHEELQTVREHISSCFTSISCFLLPHPGLKVATSPTFKGQLKDVASEFKEELRNLIPTLLEPDSLAEKEINGSKVTCRGLLEYFKAYIKIYQGEDLPHPKSMLLATAEANNLAAVAAAKDQYYKNMEKTCGGDLPYVSPDSLEEKHHFFLRESLHLFTSTKKMGGQDFCKRYQVQLEVELSDLWDSFKKHNESKNVFSAFRTPAVLFVLVCLLYVLSGLLLFIGLATVATACDCVLGVAMIAMLTWAFIRYSGKYRGVGSAIDQAAGVLLEQATVVLNKSRGPPVAQQKKTS; from the exons ATGGGCAGCGAACCTGGTCCGGTGCAAATCGTGACCGTAAGCAAGGAGGACCACTCCTTCTCCCTGGACACAGAGGCGTTGGGGCGGATCCTGCTGGCACCGGATGTGCGGGAGAAGCATGTGGTGGTGCTGTCCGTCGCTGGGGCCTTCCGCAAGGGCAAAAGCTTCCTCTTGGATTTCATGCTGCGCTTCATGTACAGGAAG CAGGCCGGAGAGGACTGGctgggtggggaggaggagccACTGACTGGGTTCTCCTGGAGGGGGGGGTCCGAACCTGAGACCACAGGGATCCAGCTGTGGAGCGAGGTCTTCCTGGTGGAGAAGAGTGATGGCACTGAG GTCGCAGTGCTGCTGATGGACACCCAGGGCGCCTTCGACACCCAGTCCACCGTCAAAGACTGTGCCACAATCTTCGCTCTCAGCACCATGACCAGCTCCATACAG ATCTACAACCTGTCGCAGAACATCCAGGAAGatgacctgcagcagctccag CTGTTCACAGAGTATGGGCGTCTGGCCATGGATGAGATCTTCCTGAAGCCCTTTCAG tcactAATGTTCCTCATCAGAGACTGGAGCTTTCCATATGAATATGGCTATGGCTTCAAAGGGGGCCGGGAATTTCTGGACAAACGCTTGCAG gtgAAGGACTCTCAACATGAAGAGCTGCAGACTGTGAGAGAGCACATCTCCTCCTGCTTCACTTCAATTTCTTGTTTCCTGTTGCCACACCCAGGGTTAAAGGTCGCCACCAGCCCCACCTTCAAGGGGCAGCTCAAGG ACGTGGCTTCAGAGTTCAAGGAGGAGCTGCGCAACCTGATTCCCACGCTCCTGGAACCGGACAGCCTGGCCGAGAAGGAGATCAATGGCAGCAAGGTCACCTGCAGAGGCCTGCTGGAGTACTTCAAG GCATACATCAAGATCTACCAGGGAGAGGACCTGCCCCACCCCAAGTCTATGCTGCTG gctACAGCAGAGGCCAATAACCTGGCAGCTGTGGCTGCCGCTAAGGACCAGTACTACAAGAACATGGAGAAG ACCTGTGGCGGAGATCTCCCCTACGTCTCCCCAGATTCCCTGGAGGAAAAGCACCACTTCTTCCTCCGCGAATCCCTCCACCTCTTCACCTCCACAAAGAAGATGGGGGGGCAGGACTTCTGCAAGCGGTACCAGGTGcagctggaggtggagctgtCAGATCTGTGGGATTCTTTCAAGAAGCACAATGAG tccAAGAATGTCTTCAGTGCTTTCCGGAcacctgctgtgctgtttgtcctGGTGTGCCTTCTGTACGTGCTGTCGGGCCTACTGCTCTTCATCGGGCTGGCCACCGTCGCCACGGCGTGTGACTGTGTCCTGGGCGTGGCCATGATCGCCATGCTGACCTGGGCCTTCATCCGATACTCGGGGAAGTATCGCGGCGTTGGGAGCGCCATCGACCAGGCCGCTGGTGTGCTTCTGGAGCAG GCGACAGTGGTGCTGAACAAGTCCAGAGGGCCGCCTGTTGCCCAACAGAAGAAAACCAGCTAG